The Arachis hypogaea cultivar Tifrunner chromosome 14, arahy.Tifrunner.gnm2.J5K5, whole genome shotgun sequence DNA window gtcggactcctactacttaaaagttatcaaagtagtccctgaaagagatctgacaaagatccaagaaagaggactacaaataacttaaaggagaccgatataaccaagtcggactcctactacttaaaagttatcaaagtagtccctgaaagagatctgacaaagatccaagaaagaggactacaaataacttaaaggagaccgatataaccaagtcggactcctactacttaaaagttatcaaagtagtccctgaaagagatctgacaaagatccaagaaagaggactacaaataacttaaagaagaccgatataaccaagtcggactcctactacttaaaagttatcaaagtagtccctgaaagagatctgacaaagatccaagaaagaggactacaaataacttaaaggagaccgacataaccaggTCGGACTCCTATAACTGGAAAGTTATGAAAGTAATCCCGGGAAGATATCCGACAAAGATCCAGGAaagggattacaaaaataacttagaaaaggacTGCGAAAACAACTCGGCGGACTAACTTGAAGAAATCAGTTACAAATCATCAGAAATACAAGCCGGAGCGAGAACGAACCAAAAATCAAGTTAGACCTACCTAGTCACAACCACAAAGGATTCAAGATAcaaagtacaaagcaatccaaaaagaGATACCAAGTCAAGCACAAAAAACGCGATATCATCCACAAGGTTATAAAAGCCTCGGAGGCCACCAAAACCTATCTCAAAAAAGCTAAAGCATGCTACcatttgtttttcataaaaaacaaaagttgctaggcaagcaacgGGAAAGTGTCAGCAattaacaaaacataaagagtttaaaaaagcccacaagccgggccaactacatatccAGAATAAAGTTAAAACTAAGGGTCAGAAGATTTTTTAGCAGCATCAGGCTGAGGAGACGGAGGCCGAGTCTGGAGAGGAACGGCATCTACAGTAccgtcatcccggttcaagatctggCAGTCGGGGTCAGAAGCGGGAGGACCAACCTCGGCAGAGACAGCAGAGGTCGACACCTTGGTAGAGGCTACAGGGGGAGGATCGACATCATCCTcttcctcgtcatcagggacaaccttgccatctctgacaatGTTCTCCAAGATAaagagggtcaggtcggcctcgggagcaataatccgAACTTGTTCCCTCaagttctcataggcagcagttacactgccaacaagatgaccttggagttcggaataattagcccgggcattctccaactcctctctcagacgcaacacctcccggtaagacatcaaataactgtccttatgccacatagccgtgtcctcggccagtctCAGAGAACCATCCAGAGAAGTAGAACTAGCCTTTTCATTCTCCAAGTCtttctccaacttggccacccttacttcaagctcctccttcaagtccttcatccgatcaaactcctgtttggcctcctccataaaagctttagtagcatggagaggaagactttgagcagttcgatatagggccgcccccatgtgtgccaacttaataccactccgggtgatataatcaaaatgatgaagaagtgacacgtcgtccataggaagaacaccataagggccgatttgttgatctacaaactcaaccgcatcaaagtcaggagcatcaaaGTTGAAAGGCTCAGTTGTTCTTTGCTTTTTACTAGGAGGGGCACCGGAAGCTGCAacagaagattgtggaggatcgaccagacgGACCCGGGGAGTAGGAATTGCTctcctcggcccgggagaactcggtataggaggtttaacttgaggctgagaagatccctctccggccgccttggccgagatgtttaaagcagcggtcgccttcttcgccttcttataggctctcatagaatcattattcttcgacatctctgaaaaacataaaaaacaaagacaagttacaacacagGAGAAACAAAGCTCGagagcaagtataaaaacaaatcagacagtacccaaagtagcccgaaccaaagatggatcactcaaaaatctcttcgtgtccagatggggaggcttcccccacaaatcttcgaGAATaactacaaaggcccgctcaatCTCACTAAGTATTTcccatgtgtaacgtggcactcttacattcttttgccactccagaggaaaagcaggctcatcattttcatcaagaaaaaaggggcgaaccccctcaatggcacgaactcggaagaaatagttcttaaaatctttaaacgactcgtcatacatggcaaaaactttatgtccctgggccgacctgaaagaaacccaggaagctttctttctgGAGGAACCTCCAggtttggccgagacaaaaagataaaggaaaagagtttcagaaggtgttatgtCCAACTCCTggcaaagaagttgaaatatcttgataaaaccccaggagttcggatgaagctgggatggagcaatgttacaggaccacaacaagtcagtttcaaaagagtaaaagggaaagtaacgtttaactggctgaagaagtattcataagcatagaaggagggacgctccccctcgacagaagtcggaaaacaaactctctcatcggaatcaggagcaacaagctcataatcaccctcgtgggcactgttaccacaaatcctatggtgcttcctcagctctgtgcaaaattcagcatccacaatagaaacacacaacaaaacaagggagtccagccaatcggacatcccctcgggaactttggaagacatctctacaatgttattgcgagaagacatgaggccaactaatcctacaagtaagaaaaaaagatgggattactaaaaacatctcggacaagggagaaaacaactcaatacgataCAGGCGAACACACAGAAAAAGGAAAactccaagactcaaaccaaaatcttggggcatcctttggaggcagtaataaagcaaggtttccaGGAAAATCTACAGCTCCCACCCCagcatttttcaaaaaagaaaaggaCTTTAAACAGCAAGTAGTGTCAAAAGAAAAAGTCATCACAATCTATTAGCAAAAGCATTCCCAAAATCAAGTACGCCAGGAAGAAACCATCAAAGGTGCGAACTTTTTTAGAATCAGGCAAGGTAACCGTCAAATAAAGCAGGAAATAGATACGGGTTTTTTCTGGGTAAACGGCCTCAGAACGGAAACAACATGCAAAACCCTAAAAGCATTAAGTAAAGGCAAAAAAGGACCAtgcagaaaatgaagaaaatcCCAGAACAACAGGGCATAACAAAacaaaagatccaaactttctctaaaGAAAGGGTCAAAATCAAAGCAAAACAAGGAGAATATATGAAacgggactaacctggagacgatGAGAAACTTCGAGGAGAAAGACGGAAGCGCAGAAATAAAAGCTGCCCAAGAAAATCACCAAGAAACGCCGCAACGCAAGGAAGCAGaagaacaaaatgaaaaacagagagcgAAGAGAGCAGagaaagaagttacgaaaagggcgaaggagaAAAACCGTTTTaggggttttcaaaatcaaaatgaaagagccaaagggaaacggggcaattaatgacaaaattaatgaaagcattaaacccttgcacgttcccaaagcaccgatataaaagcgcgcgcttttagaggaaacgttctacattcaaaagctgtttcaaaggaatcgacaaaatgcttgagttcggcctcACTAGACTGAAGTCAAAGAACTCAACctcaaaagaagaccgagctcaagcaggggcactgttcataccctgggtcgagctatccgacccgggatgatcggcgacacagcgaccgacctcttcaggtcagactacccgacctcttctaaaagagctcggccaaatcgacaggaaagcccaataaagggcccaaatagaggaacacgacccaaatcgaaaggcaatcccagcctatagagataaaggcagtttccttgaagataagctgacttcatccaaaacaggataagataagataagataactaacttatcttatcagaaagatcagcccacactactataaatacactggagcacccaggtataactcatactctgattctacataaaacctgctttatacccgtgctaacttaagcatcggagtctcttgcaggtaccctccaccctctggtggccaaggatcagcagcgcAGCAAGCCcaccaagtcggacacaacagctccgatatgaactttctctatttctccttcgggctatggacggagttcttctcgtttCTGAACTCCActaagctcaattgtatggaactcttctcttctgcctctgaggtttagactttcgttataacagcggcgtgccattttttgatctgcttttatcgtagctatcccttctgtagttgggaattttatgcatagatgtggagttgagactattgcgccgagttgatttagtgttgtccgacctattagggcattgtaggctgaacttacgtcgaccacgacgtagtctatcttgagtgttctggattggttcccttttccgaaggttatatgtagtgacacgtatcccagcggttgtactggggtatctcccagtccgaacaggctgttagggtatgctctaagctccttttcttctaagccgagcttgtcgaaggcagttttgaataagatgtcggcggagctcccttggtctattaatgtgcggtggagattggcgttttccagtatgatggtgatgaccatggggtcgttgtgtcctgagatgataccggatgcgtcttctttggtgaatgtgattgcagggatgtcgggtgcttcctcctttccttcgacatgatatacttctttgaggtatcttttgcgagatgatttggagattcttcCTCTtacaaatcctccgtgtatcatatggacatgtctttctggcgtacgaggtgatcgaTCGATTCGtctgacatcttcatcccttcttctctttctttgatcatcatttcgggtggccagaaatcgatctagttttccttctctcactaatttttctatgatgttttttaagtcgaagcattcgttggtggaatgccctatGACTCGGTGATATtgacagtattcgttccgattttctcctcctcttttgcctttgagtggtcgagctgggggtatcttttccgTATGACGGACTTCTTTGTAGACATCTACCAGGGATACCCTAAGaagggtgtaattatgatattttttaattttttccccttgtcgatcttccttctttttggattctttatctttgtctcggtgggagaatccggattttgaggtttctcccaaccgagagttttcttctatgttgatatatttttccgctcgctcctgcacctcatccagagatgtgggatatttcttcgatatagattggctaaaaggtccctctcgtaggccattgatgaggcccatgatggcggcctctattggcaagctttgtatgtctaggcatgttttgttgaatctctccatgtagttgtgaagactttcccgatctccttgcctgattcctagtagactgggggtGTGCTTGGCCTTGtgtttttggatggagaatctggccaggaattttttttggctaggtcgtcaaagcttgaaATGGACTTAGGAGGTAagctgtcgaaccatctaattgttgTCTTCGTGAGggtcgttggaaaagctttgcagcgaacagcgtccgaggcgtcagtgaggtacattctacttctgaaattgctgaggtgctGGTTGGGgtctgtggtgccatcatacagagtcatatccgggagtttgaagtccttaggaattttagtcttcatgatgtccctagtgaatggatcttgatctttgcgtgaattgtcctcaagggtggtccgggtagcctttgctttgagatcggctttgagttgtaggattttatcttctagctctcgacgtcgccttacctctctttgtagatccttgccaacttcttgttgatgctggctttctttttcaagttgctttaaacgattttgaagtgcttctattactcctggatttgatgagtttttgtctccgttagattctggagtatcttttggtgtggcaTCTGTGTTTTTGTGCGGCATTCTGTCCtccagatctgaatcgtggtcgttgtcatggtcgtccgccatggggatgggatgacttccaggttccccggcaacggcgccaatgttccaagggttacctgaaactgtaggtcgatctcggatgagatcttttgtacttggtcggagatgacgtgtccggctagctggtggcggccggagttgttgtgtccgacttgttggactggctgcacttctgatccttggtcaccggagggtggggggtacctgcaagagactccgatgcttaagttagcatgggtattaagcaggtttattgtagaatcagagtatgagttatacctaggtgctccagtgaatttatagtggttgtagagtgacctttctagataagataagttagttatcttatcttatctttatcttttgagttgtggttagcttatcttcaagggaaccgcccttatctctataggcttggaatgcctttggatttgggtcgtgttcctctatttgggccctttactgggcttttctGTCACTTTGACTGActtcttttgagaagaggtcggatagcctgacctgaagaggtcggtcgctttattgcTGATCATCCCAGATCGGATAGCTCGAACCAGGGTGTGAATAGAAATTAATAGGTTGGTGGAGCGAGACCTCGCCTTGATGAAAGATTTGAATGCTTCCCGTGGTGAAATTGCCGCTGCTGAGAAGAAGATTAAGGATTTGGAGGAGAAGCTGAAGTTGGCGGAGAGCTCGGCAACGGCTGCTCGTCAGGAGGTAACCGCcctgaagaagaaaaaataaggagATTGCTAAGGGGCCCGGGAGGCTGTGAAGCTAACCGAGGAGGGGATTAAGCTTCAGGTAGCTGTGCTGGTTCTCGACCTCGACCTTTCTCAGGTGGGCGCTTTCAAGACGGTTGAGGACGGGAAGATCGTTGACATCCTCAAGCCTTGAGATGGACTCCCCTCTTCAGCTTTTTATATTCCTTGCCttgtttttgtaattttttgcttttgcttttgggcCTGTTTAAGGCGCCTTTGATTGTAGTGAATACTTTGGCGTTTTACTTTGATTAAGCCGTTTATGATTTTGTTTGCTTGCTCGGGCCGTCATGGCTTTTGATTACTTTGTCGTTTTCGCTTATTCGGGCCGTCGTGGCCTTTTGATGTTTGGTTTACCGTTTTTATGGTATTTACCATTTTTGTCGCTTGCTGCTTTTTAAGTTGTATTTTGACTTTTGGGTCCCTTTGGTTCCTGGGCTGATCAATCCCGGGTTTCCGTCAGGTCGACAAGTCGTCGTTTGTCGTTTTGTCGCATTGGCGTATATCTTGCAAAAGACAAAGTTATTGTATGCGCATATATAGGACTTAAAACAAAGAAGTGATGTAATACATAATTAAGTGAAAGAAATGGGAGTGAAAAGGGAATGCAAAGGAAATTAAAGTGGAGGGAGCGAGGTCGTCAGATCGTGTGGTTGCTTCTTCTTATGAGTAGAACCTCTTTAAGTTTGCCATGTTCCATGTTCTCGGTACCTCGCTTCCATCCAACCTCTCCAACTTGTAGGCGCCCTTGCTGAGGACTTCTCTTACCCTGTAAGGGCCTTCCCAGTTCGCGGCCAATTTGCCTTCTCCTGGGGTTGGCAACCCTATGTCGTTGCGTCCTAAGACTAAGTCGCCTTCTTTGAGACTTCTTTTCAGCACTTTGCCATTGTACCTTAGGGCTATCCTTTGCTTGATTTCTGTCTCTGTTAGATGTGCCATTTGTCTTGTTTCATCAATCAGATCTTTTTCGACTGCCTCGTTTCCCCCTTCGAGGAGTAACCTTGGACTTGGCTCTCCGATTTCGACTGGGATGACTGCGTCGACCCCGTATGTGAGTCGGAAGGGTGTTTTGCCGGTAGATGATTGGGGGGAGGTTCTATAAGACCATAAGACTGAGGCTAGCTCGTCTGCCCATGAGCCCTTCTTTCCTTCAAGCCGCTTCTTTAGCCCTTTTaagatgactttgttggctgcctttACCTGGCCGTTGGTTTAGGGGTGCTCGACTGAGGAGAACTTTTGCTTGATTCGTAGTCCTGATAGGAATTCTTtgaacttcttgtcagtgaaTTGTGTCCCATTATCCGATATGACGATTTCTGGGATTCCGAACCTGGTGACTACTTGCCTCCACATGAAATTTTGGCAATTTGCTGAAGATATGCTAGCTAGTGGTtccgcttccacccatttggtgtagtagtctatgGCTACTATCAAGTATTTTACTTGTCCAGGCCTAGGTGGAAATGGCCCTAataggtcgactccccattgggcAAAAGGTCGGGGCGCCATCATTAGGCTGAGTTCTTTAGGTAGAGttttgtggaagttggcgttttcctggcatttttttcattttttgacgAACTCCTGGGCGTCCGACATCATTGTGGGCCAGTAATACCCTGGTCGGATGATCTTTCTTGCCAATGATCTTCCTCCGATATGGTGACCACAACACCTCTCATGGACTTCACTTAGGATGTAGTCCATTTGGTCAGGGCACAGGAATGTGAGTAAAGGTTGGTGGAGCCCTCGTTTGTACAGCTGTCCTTGTATGATCGCATACTTGGAGGCTTCCGTTCTGGTGGTTTATGCTTCTTTCTCATTCTTGGGAGTTTTTCCatgtggtgcggaatttatagccacaaactaaccggcaagtgcactgggtcgtaccaagtaatacctcaggtgagtcagggtcgatcccacgaggattgatggatcaagcaacaataattgagtgaaatccttagtcagacaagcagaaaatagtgtttaagagttcaaaaagcattaaataataaattcagaGTTTGAAGACAGGCAAGTGAAtaggttgggaataaaatatggagaaggcagataaggtttcagagttatctatttttccagattaactttttttactaactattttaatcatgtaagatttaattcatggcaaactatatgtgactagaccctattccttagacctttctagtctcctctaattctcattaactgccaattccttggtcaattaattccaattagagggtgaagtttaattctagttattatgccataaaaatcctaattatccaaatataagaggattatatgtcacgtatcccgttaagtccagataatttgaatttaggagaaattattttcaagctgctgttcaagtaaagaacttttccaagttatacaagaactcaattagaaagaaggtcatacttccgttccacccaaattcataagataaagagcgaaaacaattcttaaattataaatcagtacatgaattaaaatagaaaagcaatataattaatccatacaaatagacagagctcctaaccttaacaatggaggtttagttgctcatggttcagagtgaaaaactaggattgtaaattgggctgaggtggaatgaaaagttaactaatgTTGGGATCCCGTTGGGACCTCTCCAAAAGGgaagtttcttttcccttttatatataatcctaataaatttaaaacctaatttctaaaactaaataatatcttttcctaattaaaataaaaataaagttttaaatcagaattaatttatcagcgttttctgcatgtggcgcatgccacgcatacgcgtcaatcacgcgtacgcattgatggtcttcttcgcgtgtcacgtgaacgagtcaggtacgcgcacgcatcgccatggaaagctccaaatcacgtccacgcgtcaggtacgcgcacgcgtcgctcctcgctgtcatctcctttaattcttgtgttgcagaaactccatcaaatcgagctgaatgctacctaaaataaacagaattgcacaagactcaaagtagcatccatagtggctaaaagataattaattctttattaaactcaacaaattaaatgcaaattggTGCAGAATTCAAGACcacaaacttaccggcaagtgcaatgggtcgtaccaagcatggttctgaaaaccgaaccggaccggCTGGTTCAACCAGATTAATCGGGAACCGGTCACCTAGCCAGTCCGGGTAAGGTCAGAAATCGCCTAGCAAAAAACCAGTcaaaaaaccggtcgaaccggcagTTAACCGGTTAACCGGGAGAACCGTTCGGTTTTTTAACGGTTTTttgtttgaaaataaaaaatgctaaacggcgtcgttttgggagttttttttttttataaaaaaagaaaagaaaaaaagggctAAATGCCTAAACGAGGAAACGAAGCCCTAAATCCCTAATGTTCACAGAAATCACCCAGATCCCAGAACTCCAAAAGGCAGAAGAGAAGAGGAATCACTGAAAAAGCAGTTCACCACCCACAGTCCCACCGCCATCGCCACCGCATCCCACAGCCATAGCAGCGACGGCGTTGACCACGGCAACCACCACCGCAGCCTGTTTTGTCGTCGAATTCGCCCCCTATTGCGTCGTCGCCGAGCTCGCCTCATGTTGCGTCATCGCCGAGCTCGCCTCCTCTTCCGTCGTCACCGTTACTCGCCGCCGGTAATACTCTATTATTCACTTATTCTATCATTCCTCCTTGCTGCTTCATGATTTGTGGTTTTTGATTTGCTGAGGTTATTCGaatttgtttgctgcttcatggTTTTGTGGTTTTTGATTTGCTGAGGTTATTTGAATTTGTTTGCTGCTTTATGGTTTTGGTTTTTGATTTGCTGAGGTTATTTGAATTTGTTTGCAGCTTCATGGTTTTGGTTTTTGATTTGCTGAGGTTATTTGaatttgtttgctgcttcatgattttggttgctgaattatttatttgttcatgGTTTTCTAAAGTTATTTTCTGGCCTTTGATTTTCTGATTGTTACAGATGGAATAATCACAAAGTAACCCACAACCACAAGATAATGCTGAGAAGTGATTAAGCAATCTGGAGCGGTTCTTGCAGGCGATCACGCCCTCTGTGCCTGCTCAGTATCTTTCTATGGTTAGTTTTCAGTAACTAGCTGGCAAGTTTTGGCTGGAATTTTTAATAGTTGTGGCTGGGTTAGGGAAGAAATCGTTTCTTTAACTAAGTTATGTAATTTATTGCAGTATTGTCATTGTTTGTAATGGATAGATTTAATGGCTGGTGTGATAATAAGGAGTAACATTTTGAAGGTCTGAATAGGATCAATGAATAGAAAGGAGAAGTGAGTTTCTAATCCATAAAGAAGTAAGCTAGTAAATGATGCATAGTtgttactttatatatatatatatatatatatatatatatatattatgcatTACAAAGAAGATACTGATAATGTTTCCAAGATGAATAGGAGTCAAAATCATCAAAACAGATTTATTCCTTTATCTGGAGGAGTTATTTCATGTGCTGCACATCCTTTATATAATGCCATCGTAATTGAATCACGATTGTTAATTTAAGATATAATAAAGTATTTGGTATTTGATTATTGACAGATTTCCATTGTTTACAAGTCATATGACagatttcctttattttaatgtGGTTTACGGATTTGATTCtctttcattgtttttgtttttagccATTTGCTTGTCTTTCCTCTTTTGATTGTGAATTGAATATTGCAGAGGATCATGATGAGAGTATACTCTTGTATTAAACAGGAATGAGAGTGTTGTTCAATATTAAGTTTTCTATTTTTCTAGAATTTAAACAGGATCATGATGGATTGAACTTTTTATTGAATTTGtatatttaaaattgtatattgaatttttaataattatattatatatttaatagaaCCGATTCAACCCCGGTTAGACCCTgattgaaccattgaaccattaAACCTGTCATCTGACTGGTTCAATGACCGGtctggttctcgcaaccttggtaccaagtaataccttacgtgagtaagggtcgatcccacaagtattgatggattaagcaataaTGGTTatgtgatttacttagttaggctaACAGAAAATGATGTTGAGAGTTCAATTGCATTAATCAGTAAATTTAGAATATCagaaaagcaagcagtaaacaaatagtgaataatatatggagaaacagttaaggcttcagagttatctattttctggattgacttttctaactaactattttaatcatgcaagatttaattcatggcaaactatatatgactaaggcctaattccttagaccttcttagtctactctaactttcatcaaccgccaattccttggtcacttaattccaattagaggatgaagttcaattctagtttatgtgccacaaaaactctaattacccatagataaaaggattatatgtcacgtatcccgttaagtccagataattagaagtttaggagagattattttcaagctgttgttcaagtaaagagcttttccaagttatacaagaactcaattagaacaagggtcatacttccgttccacccaaattcataagataaagaacaaaaataattcttgaaatataaatcagtacatgaattaa harbors:
- the LOC112742914 gene encoding uncharacterized protein, giving the protein MAPRPFAQWGVDLLGPFPPRPGQVKYLIVAIDYYTKWVEAEPLASISSANCQNFMWRQVVTRFGIPEIVISDNGTQFTDKKFKEFLSGLRIKQKTSPQSSTGKTPFRLTYGVDAVIPVEIGEPSPRLLLEGGNEAVEKDLIDETRQMAHLTETEIKQRIALRYNGKVLKRSLKEGDLVLGRNDIGLPTPGEGKLAANWEGPYRVREVLSKGAYKLERLDGSEVPRTWNMANLKSVTAAYENLREQVRIIAPEADLTLFILENIVRDGKVVPDDEEEDDVDPPPVASTKVSTSAVSAEVGPPASDPDCQILNRDDGTVDAVPLQTRPPSPQPDAAKKSSDP